A genomic segment from Nicotiana sylvestris chromosome 1, ASM39365v2, whole genome shotgun sequence encodes:
- the LOC104231300 gene encoding putative late blight resistance protein homolog R1B-16 — protein MSDKSLEIRPCLVAEPSKHMQNRQSDPMNDEEIVGFEKDAERIIKRLNEGKKELDVIPIVGMAGQGKTTFARKLYNNDNIVYHFDVRAWCIISQTYNRQELLQEIFNQVTGSKGKVDEVGELADMLRKRLIGTRYLIVLDDMWDIKAWEDLRLSFPNGETGSKIMVTTRLEEVGKQVKHDTDPYSLPFLTRDESLKLLQKKVFQQEGCPPELHNVSLAVAERCKGLPLVIILVAGIIKSKKMEESWWDEVKKSLLSPLGKPEGYSLSTMQLSYDNLPDSLKPCLLYMGMFPEDARIPVSKLISLWIAEGFVQNIEYEKSMEEAAEGYLMDLISTNVVMVEKRSYNGKAKYCQVHDVVLHFCLEKSREEKFMLAVKGNYSDFQPSHWKETRLSITVTDELSACALLTAEPFHQHLRSLITNDEGEYLQWNPFPQISKLGFLKVLDLSSHEVVPLSSITLHPLIYLKYLAVRTEQFDFHPESHLRHLETLNVLYSKRVVLPPIFWKMEKLRHVEISGVAFYLENIKQGIFEESSKLENLRILRHVCYPANDGECMDGLLQRCPNIQNLSLTISWLEISGEICTFSPKLESLTRLQLLDLSFDGWRFSITELHFPSNLKKLKLEGPHIVSAAPSIAGLPNLEYLKLQDWGIKSEEWCLKDIKFNKLKLLKLVLLGISRLDDPEESFPKLETLVIRMCHKLEEIPPSFADIETLKQIKLIGRRPQTLEPSAVKLKEDIEEIEGCSRLNLIMDVWISKQHSRQLRRQAQARLQIM, from the exons ATGTCTGACAAGAGTTTGGAGATTAGGCCCTGCTTGGTGGCTGAGCCATCTAAACATATGCAAAATCGACAGAGTGACCCTATGAATGACGAGGAGATAGTTGGTTTTGAGAAAGACGCTGAAAGAATAATCAAGCGTCTAAATGAAGGAAAAAAGGAGCTAGACGTCATCCCAATTGTTGGGATGGCTGGACAAGGTAAAACAACTTTTGCTAGAAAGTTGTATAACAATGATAACATTGTTTACCATTTTGATGTTCGAGCATGGTGCATCATTTCCCAAACATATAATCGACAAGAGTTATTACAAGAGATTTTCAATCAAGTTACCGGTTCCAAGGGCAAGGTAGATGAGGTTGGCGAACTTGCGGACATGTTGAGGAAAAGATTAATTGGCACGAGATATCTGATTGTCTTGGATGATATGTGGGATATTAAAGCGTGGGAAGATTTAAGATTATCTTTCCCAAATGGTGAAACAGGAAGTAAAATAATGGTAACAACCCGACTTGAGGAAGTAGGTAAGCAGGTCAAGCACGATACCGATCCTTATTCTCTCCCATTCCTCACACGCGATGAGAGTCTAAAGTTGTTGCAGAAAAAAGTGTTTCAACAGGAAGGTTGCCCACCTGAACTACACAACGTAAGTTTAGCAGTTGCAGAAAGATGCAAAGGATTGCCTTTGGTAATTATCTTGGTAGCTGGAAtaatcaaaagcaagaaaatggaaGAATCTTGGTGGGATGAGGTTAAAAAATCTCTACTTTCCCCTCTAGGTAAGCCTGAAGGATATAGTCTTTCGACTATGCAGTTAAGTTATGACAACTTACCCGATTCCTTAAAGCCTTGCCTTCTTTATATGGGGATGTTTCCGGAGGACGCGAGAATTCCAGTGTCTAAATTGATAAGTTTATGGATCGCGGAAGGCTTCGTGCAGAACATTGAATATGAGAAATCAATGGAAGAAGCAGCTGAAGGTTACTTGATGGATCTCATTAGCACTAATGTGGTGATGGTTGAGAAGAGAAGCTATAACGGTAAAGCCAAATACTGCCAGGTTCATGATGTCGTACTTCACTTTTGCTTGGAGAAAAGCAGAGAAGAAAAATTTATGTTGGCAGTGAAGGGGAATTATAGCGACTTTCAACCTTCTCATTGGAAGGAAACTCGACTGAGCATCACTGTCACTGATGAACTTTCTGCGTGTGCATTGCTCACAGCGGAGCCTTTCCATCAACATTTAAGGTCACTGATAACAAATGATGAAGGAGAATATTTACAATGGAATCCCTTCCCTCAGATTAGTAAATTGGGATTTCTTAAGGTGTTGGATTTGAGTTCTCATGAAGTGGTTCCTTTGTCGTCAATTACACTGCATCCACTAATTTATCTGAAGTACCTCGCAGTTAGGACAGAGCAATTTGATTTCCATCCGGAATCACATCTACGCCATCTTGAAACTTTAAATGTTCTTTATTCCAAGAGAGTAGTTTTACCCCCGATTTTTTGGAAAATGGAAAAACTAAGACATGTTGAGATTTCTGGAGTTGCTTTTTATTTGGAAAACATTAAGCAGGGGATCTTTGAAGAATCCtctaaattggaaaatttgaggaTATTAAGGCATGTTTGTTATCCAGCTAATGATGGCGAATGCATGGATGGCTTATTACAGAGGTGTCCTAACATTCAAAATCTTAGTCTCACTATCTCTTGGTTAGAAATTTCCGGAGAGATTTGTACTTTCAGTCCCAAACTAGAGAGTCTTACTCGGCTGCAATTACTTGACCTTTCCTTTGACGGTTGGAGATTTAGTATAACTGAGTTACACTTTCCTTCAAATCTAAAGAAGTTGAAACTTGAAGGGCCTCATATAGTAAGCGCAGCTCCCTCAATTGCGGGACTACCAAATCTAGAGTATCTTAAATTACAGGATTGGGGAATTAAGTCGGAAGAGTGGTGCCTCAAAGATATCAAGTTCAATAAACTTAAGTTGTTGAAACTGGTGTTGTTAGGTATCTCAAGGTTGGATGACCCAGAGGAATCTTTTCCTAAGCTTGAAACGCTTGTTATAAGAATGTGTCACAAGCTTGAGGAGATTCCCCCTAGCTTTGCAGATATTGAAACATTGAAACAGATTAAGTTGATTGGGCGCAGGCCACAAACTCTGGAGCCTTCAGCTGTGAAACTTAAGGAAGATATTGAAGAGATTGAAGGATGCAGCCGTCTTAACCTCATTATGGAC GTTTGGATCAGTAAGCAACATAGCCGGCAGCTGCGACGTCAAGCACAAGCTCGTCTACAGATCATG TGA
- the LOC104231299 gene encoding alcohol dehydrogenase 3-like produces the protein MAWELGKQLLIEEVDMAPPKKMEVRLKILYAFLCYTNIYFWEAKDCGGGVTELALGDHVIHVLTANQKKQYELEFEKFQIHDIGKQNAASINEAAISSNKGFDASVQPMK, from the exons ATGGCATGGGAGTTAGGAAAGCAGTTACTGATCGAGGAAGTGGATATGGCACCTCCAAAAAAAATGGAAGTTCGTCTTAAGATCCTCTACGCTTTCCTCTGCTATACTAATATCTACTTCTGGGAAGCAAAG GATTGTGGAGGGGGAGTAACAGAACTTGCTCTCGGAGACCATGTCATTCATGTGCTCACtgcaaatcagaaaaagcaatat GAACTTGAATTTGAGAAGTTCCAGATTCATGATATTGGAAAACAAAATGCAGCAAGCATAAATGAGGCTGCAATATCTAGCAATAAAGGATTTGATGCCTCTGTCCAACCAATGAAGTGA